The following nucleotide sequence is from Cardinium endosymbiont of Culicoides punctatus.
GGCTTATCTGGTAGTGGAAAAAGTACCTTTGTTAATCTTTTACTAAGATTTTTTAATATAGATGGTGGTACTATTACTATTGATAGTCAAGATATATCTACCGTTACACAGGAGTCCTTACGGAATAATATTGCCCTTATACCCCAAGATACAACGTTGTTTCACAGTAGTATATTGGAAAATATTCGCTATGGACGTAAAGAAGCAACGGATGAGGAAGTTATAGCATGTGCAAAAAAAGCAAAATGTCATGACTTTATTATAGGGTTACCCGAAGGTTACCATACCTTTGTAGGGGAAAGTGGTTCTAAACTTTCTGGTGGCCAGCGCCAGCGTATAGCTATTGCACGTGCTATGTTAAAGAATGCTCCTATTTTAATACTTGATGAAGCAACTTCTGCTTTGGATGCCATTACAGAAATGGAAATACAAGAAAGCTTGTCTCATGTTATGGCTGATAAAACTACTATTGTTATTGCCCATAGACTGGCAGTACTCTCTGCTATGGATAGGGTTTTGGTATTTGATAATGGAAAAATAATTGCAGATGGACCACATGAGATGTTGTTGGCTACAAGTCCTCTGTATATATCTATGTGTAAGATCCAGTCTGAAGGTATGGAGTCTTTTGCTTAAAAAAACAGTGCTTATATTTTTTTTCGGTTGTTATACTTGTGAGCAAGGTTCATGATGCTATCCAGGTCTGGGTATGATATAAGAAAAAATAAGATGTATGAAAATATGGGAGAGGCGTTTCGAGGGCATTCAAGCATGGACAAACAAGTATAAAAACGAAGATCCCGTATGTTTATTAGACAATTAGGTTAGTCATATTATTCCAAGTTTGAAAAAGTCAAACAGATGAATATAAATCAGGGGTAATTATAAACAGTAGAGTAGGGGGGATTCGAACCCCCGGTGCCCCGTTAAGAGCACACCCACTTTCCAGGCGGGCACCTTAAGCCACTCGGCCACCACTCCAAGCCTTTTCTAAAGTTACGCTTTTTTTTCTAATTAAGAAAGCTTGAAATCACTAATAATCTTGATTAATATACAAGTTATTCCGTATACAACTAAAAATAAATGCTTTAGCGTTTCCTAATTAGAAGAGTGTCGGCAATGGCTTAGATAAAGGTAATTTTTCAGCTAATTGATTCGACCAAGGTTCTATTTTAAGCGTTTTGTGACGTGAGGTAGATCCACTTACTAGATGGATGTTACTTTTGGGTATATCTAATGTTCTAGAAAATAAATCTATAATGGCTTTATTCGCTTTTCCTGCTTCCGGAGGAGCCTTAATACGTATTTGTAACACATTGGTTTCATCTTTACATATCCATCCTTCCATTTTATCTTGATGGCTTTTAGGTTTTACATAAATACGCAAAAAATATGCTTTAGGACATATATTGTTATTAGATGTTAATAATTGTTCATTTTTCATCTGCATAAAATAAAATATCTTTTAATCCATGTTAAATATATAATAAGATTGGTTTTATTTTATCCATCTAGTCCAAATCTTGTAACTATATAATTAATTATCAAATAAAAATATTTTGATTAAGTCTAACGTAGAGGTAGATATTTTCCCAAATTAGCAGTGTCAGTTGATGATACACAAAGTTGGAGTAGTTCTTTGC
It contains:
- a CDS encoding DUF167 domain-containing protein — translated: MQMKNEQLLTSNNNICPKAYFLRIYVKPKSHQDKMEGWICKDETNVLQIRIKAPPEAGKANKAIIDLFSRTLDIPKSNIHLVSGSTSRHKTLKIEPWSNQLAEKLPLSKPLPTLF